The genomic stretch ATGCAGGTGTCCGGGTGAAATACCATCGGTTGATTTACGGCAAACGGAGACCCGCATGTCGGTTCGTCGCCCCAACAACGTCCACCAAAGAGCTCTTCTGTACGACGGATTTCTCCATGCGTAAATGAATACATCCAATGCTACTTTGATGAAAAGCATTAGGTCACTGATTCGAAGTACGCTGTGGATGTTGAAATCCTCTTCACGATTTGTTGgcttcttgaaaagaaaaatgtagaAAGCAACAACGTGCAATAAGCATGAAGCTAAAAGAATAGCTGCCAAATAGAAAATCATGACTGTAAATTGTCGTTCGCTGTGTCTGTTTTTCAATGATTCTGCGATGTTCGCGCATGAATTGTGAAGTAATCTGCTGTGTTTAAGGTGACGATTGAAAGACAAGAATAGCATAACTTGCACGACCACCAAGGTGGCTGATATAAGCGTAGGATGTAAAATGAGGTGTATTTTTGAGTAAGTTTGATTGTCAATGCCAGTGAATTGAAGCATATTGAAGCAAGTGACGTAAACAGAGCTGACCGCTAGGGAAGCGAATACGCGATTTCTGGAGACAATTGCTTTGAACTGGTGCGGATACCTCACCGCGATATACTGACAAACTGAAAGCGCAAGGACTATGAAGTATGACTCTCCTATTGTAACGCCAGAGATTATCCCACCAATGCGATACATCAATTGATAACTCAAACTCGCTTTGTTCCTGAAATCTGCGAAGTAGTGCGACACAAACATCGGCTCCACGAAGATTCCCGTTAGGAGGTCGGCCACGGCAAGACCAGCGATGAGATAAGTAATCGGTGTTCGGAAACAGCGCAAAGGATCTCTGTAAATCGCAGTCAACAAAAGAGCATTGGGAATTGCTGTAATCGGTGATAAAATACATAGGACAATCGCGGACGCCAGTTTTATGCAACGAAACGTTCGCAATTCGGGAAGAATTTCAGCTGACGATTTTGATGTCAAATTCATGATCTCTTGCAGAGGCGTAATATTTTGAGCCATTCTTTGCCTTCTTTTAATTACGGCTAAACATCAATCTATAAGTTAAACAGAATCAAAATCAATTACTGGCACTGATAAGAGTACAAAAGTGCATTCGATTATCACACTTTGGTTTCCCAGCTGACATCCTTACTCCACAGCTTGTCAGCTAGTAAATATTTCTCGTGAGTCAGAGTGTCAAGGGAATGGAAAAAGAAAGGGGCGCTGGAGCgcaaattggggacactgtagacagaaatcaactgaaatgagaaaaaatcaaatcaaattgttggtttttaaggccggaggggaaaaccggagtacccggagaaaaacctcgccgagcagagtagaaaaccaacaaactcaacccacatatgacgccgagtctgggaatcgaacccgggccacattgtccacattggtgggaggcgagtgctctcaccactacgccagcccTGCACCCAAGGAACAAAAACGGGACTATATGATGTACCAACTGAAGAGCTAGCAGCAACCCTTGGTTCGGTGATAAAGGTTGCGGAAGTAGAGTGTTTAAAGATTGGTAGTTGCTCGACTTGGCCTCTAAACAATCGGAAATCGGAACGAAAAAGCTGTCCACTCTAGCAATGCTTGTTTTCGTATCAAGTGACTTAGTTTGTAGATCGGACCGGATAAAATTTCCTTCGATTGGGAAACTATGCTCAACCCTtcagtgattaacccattgactcctgggggttccccattgacgagtaaaatcgtcttgcgTTATAAAGAGCAATACTAaatatggccggtttaggggtgaaagggttcaTGGGACGGGTCAACTCTGCACATACTTAAAATCGATTGGCTGGACATCTTCCCTTACATGACCAAAGTAAAGAGACTatctttttttgaaacaaaaaattcgAATATACCAAAAGCAATGAAGGCTAGTATCTCAAAGTTGACCTAAAAGGGGACGTCTGTAGCGGCTTTGCAATAGTTCATATCAGAAGTTTCTTCGTCATAGAAGAATAGCTTGTCGAATTTTTGCCACAGCTTTAACCATTACAAGACTGCCAAGCTGTCACCATGTCTTTCCGGCATAGCGTTGCCTCACTGGTGTCTTTAAAACTAGTATACTTGGTGGAGTTAAATTTCGGGTTTCGTTCGGGCGGCCGAATTAGCGTACGAATGTGTTCGAAACGGAAGCGCGAAGCGCACGTGTCGCAGGTTCGAATCTACCCTTCGCTCTTATTTGAccttatttcattatttttaggggtagttctgaattttattgaGTTATCAGAACTAAAGTCTCAAAAGTCGTAGTAGGATATATATCCCAATGCTCTGCATTTCATCAATGATCTTTGATTTATGACTCTCCGGCGGAAGAGTTTTCTCGACAGTAAATAGGTACCTATGGTTTTATTATTCCTATGGAATAATATCTTagccaccctgcgagcagagcctcctttggtctttttctttactgaggaggagaaaagtaggctctgcccgaatcgcgtcaactctttgaagccgccgcagcccgagcttctggactagtcaatcttgttttctctcgtcaaaccggtttttccagtgcgagcgtccgtttagtgacaaaaccgatggttataattgagcccgctgtaccatgaaaaaccaagatggcggcaagatctggcatattaggcttgggttcgagactgtatcctggcaacatgcagcgcatattcaacaaagatcttactcgattcatgcagagcctttctcgagaacgccaaaatcgagcaagcaaaagaaaggctctgcttgcagggtgtaTCTTAGCCAACGATCATTCAATTGTAGCTGAAAACATTACAATCTTTGTTGAAAGGCAATGAAAGCCTTTCGGCCTTTCAGTTTCTGCAACAGACttgagcggcggagatctaacccgaaggtcgtgtgTTCAATTCCctccctggtcagagtttttctctgtctgcttgtgtgggcccatttccatcagtagggctaacgctcacatggttcatatgggatagaaatctagcacttcacattacactctattcagttaactctgtttaaaatataagtgctacacggccaacgtttgcataaacttAACCTTTCCTTAGACTTGAATGACCACgattttacatatttttagCTGTATCTTCCTACCTGTATGTttgtgatgttgttgttgttgtacaaTATTACACTTGAACTTTGATTGTATCTTATACGTAAGgaattttactttaatttgatttcagtgtctTTTAAATTGACTTATAGAAGCACGATACCATGCGCTGTACTTCTTTAAACGTTATTGTgtataaataaatgtatatcTAGCTAGCTAAaatccgggtcaaaagactttgggacacttgtcaaatttgggcgaaaagtagagaatttacgtACATGCTTCCCGCGGCATCGTAATATAAGCAAcgcgtgttcttctttcgctgcctttttcggCCACGTTGGTATACCTTCAAATAACCGGGTAACGCAGAGCACTTATCTCGGCCAGTTCGGCTGTCACTGAACAATAAACTGAGATTACTTTTTTTATCGACTACAGGCTTTTAAAAGCCAAGGTCATGTTGGTCAGTCGTAAATGCTTGCCACCACTCAATTCAAGGGCAATCTTAACCGTTTAATGCTTTCGTAAATAATATCGTCAACATGTAGTTTAAGACCTCAAGTTATTAAGACCCCATGGCCGCATTTTTACCTCCAGCCTGGAAGAAGGGGCGTTGCGTGAATGTGAAATCAAGATTATTGCCAAACAagttctttccttgggcactaaaccatttgttattttcaaaaagtggtttaatcggttcaggaatgaaaatcgattttgtattgtcaactggaattaaataacaacggGTTACCGTCACGCGCCATAAACCTCACACCAGGCTAGTCAGTAGATGAATCGCGGCTGTGAATATGTCCCTGTCTCCCATCCCACATGAGGTATTTTGTAACAGGGCATTGTTTAGCATCATCCAATCAGTGTGGAGCAAACAGCGTGACGGTTGCTCCTTGGCACACGAAATCCCGGCCGCGGATGCTGGTCGCTTCGAAAGCTGCATTTCTCGAAAATTATTTGGCGGTTAGCGCTTGGATTTTGAATGGATCTTCGATTGAATGGCACGAGAAGAAGCGTcaacctttcagtttatctggttTCGATTTGAAAGCCGGGCGATTCTAATTTCtgggtgaaaatcggcttgacgctggagcggtcgaaaatgagctttccacccttgtctccttctaaggacgtgtagtaacagtcaaaggaaaacccaccaaatcgctcaaattcaccattttcagccgcagaaatgacaatacacaacaactgaggtaggtttacgtttattttgagctttaacatagtcatttctcgatgtaagtttactatattaggactcttcaatatttcccatacatttctttatatttcgaacatacaaacagacacactgtttgtgtgggaGCCCTGTGGTCTgcagtgacgcgagcttgggctgcctatgaggCAACGTTACAGTATTTGGTCAAAATGCTGGACAGGAGCGTGTTGTGATGAGTTGAGTTCTTTTATATACCACAACAATAGGGGGACTAACTGTCCTAATGATTTAATACAAATAATGGATGTTGGTAATCAGTTATAAGGTTGTCGCAGTCAGCTGGTAAGTCTTTGGAAACAGTATTTTAGTGATGCAATCCACttacaaaaatttctgatactgGCAAAAGCAACCGCCATTTTTGTCCCGTGTGTTTGGAGATAGCTTATTCCGTTCAATTGGAAGGAGTTTTCTTTTGGTATGAGCGTAAATTGTAAGCATTTCTCTTAAAAATAAAATGCTGTGTCAGTTGTCTTGATTCTTTTTGCAAAATTGAGTCACTCCCAAAGAAACTGATAGACGCTCTAAAAGCCATTCAAACCGGCTTACTTTAAGATGTTATCATTCCTCTTGCAGCTCTTGTCATTTTCCAGTCCACCAGAATTTTTAAAGCCACAGGCTTACAGCGAAGCCCTCGACAAGATTTTTGATTTTCTTAGAGGAATGGAAACAGTATTTTAGTGATGCAATCCACTTATAAAATTTCCGAAAAACACAGTCGGTCGCTTGACCAACACTGTGAACGAAGTAATTTGTTGACGAATAATTTTATAACTCCGGAATCTTTGTCCATTATTCACACTGATTGGATTCGTATACAAATAGTCTAGAAGCTACCTATATCGAAAAATTGCTAAGTTGAAGAGAGATGTAGGTAAAGTAATTGAGATGATTTCGTCCTTGTTGAATGCAAGCAGAATATCAGTAGCACCAGGATAATGGTGAAAGATACGTTAAAACGCAAGCTCGCAGAAAGATTCTAAAAACTGAGAAGTGACTTAGTGCTTACCTTTTTCGCAGGCTTACGTAAAGGTTTCTGATCTCCCGCGTAGCCCTTTTCTGCTGTTTTTCTCGatcaggacaaaaaaaaaactcataacTTACTGAACGGAACACTGAACACTGCTGGACGTCCAACTGTGAGACAAGCATGGATATAAAGGGCTATTGAGGATTACCAGACACAAATGTCACGCTGGGTACATGAACGTCGTTCACATCTGAAGTGCGTCAATTAACACCACATCCGAAAACCGAGCAAAAACTTTTCTCCAGCAATGAGACCACCAGCAACCCGGGGCTTGCATCAAACTGCGTGCGGGAGGGCTATTTGCTATATCGGCTCCACTGAGCACTCCTGtaaattggtttttttctggttttaaagcaaaccatttttaagttttatacttatggaactcgataactgaggaataaaaatcaacagctattacaccttcgaacatctgcttccctaattctccggttaaacatgaaacgttagtgatgtattggtgtatttgttaacttaaacacaggcaaattatttcttaactttcaggctaccgagatgcaacttgttttgcctggcatacacttttctcaacagcaacgctGAATtgattcttttctgattttaaagcaaaccatttttgagttttagacttatggaactcgataactgaggaataaaactcaacagctattacaccttcgaacatctccttccataattctccggttaaacatgaaacgttagtgatgtattgacgtatttgttaatttaaacacaggcaaattatttcttaactttcaggctaccgagatgcaacttgttttgcctggcatacacttttctcaacagcaaccgtgaattggttcttttctgattttaaagcaaaccattttaaagttttataCCGTCTTATgaaactcgataactgaggaataaaactcaacagctatatatatataccttcgaacatctgcttccctaattctccggttaaa from Montipora capricornis isolate CH-2021 chromosome 12, ASM3666992v2, whole genome shotgun sequence encodes the following:
- the LOC138026379 gene encoding adenosine receptor A2b-like, whose amino-acid sequence is MAQNITPLQEIMNLTSKSSAEILPELRTFRCIKLASAIVLCILSPITAIPNALLLTAIYRDPLRCFRTPITYLIAGLAVADLLTGIFVEPMFVSHYFADFRNKASLSYQLMYRIGGIISGVTIGESYFIVLALSVCQYIAVRYPHQFKAIVSRNRVFASLAVSSVYVTCFNMLQFTGIDNQTYSKIHLILHPTLISATLVVVQVMLFLSFNRHLKHSRLLHNSCANIAESLKNRHSERQFTVMIFYLAAILLASCLLHVVAFYIFLFKKPTNREEDFNIHSVLRISDLMLFIKVALDVFIYAWRNPSYRRALWWTLLGRRTDMRVSVCRKSTDGISPGHLHALEGPGTQTATAGKDLT